Genomic window (Paenibacillus sp. PK3_47):
GTACGATCTCCCGGGCCTGCCCGTTTGATATCCACTTGCTGTCTCCGGTACGGGTGGCAATCTTACCATCCAGCGTACTTGCACTCTTCAGCGTGACAAAAGGCTGCCTGGTCAGAATGTACTTGATGAATTTCTCATTCAGCCGCAAAGCCCGGCTGCGCAGCAGCCCTACCTCCACATCAATCCCCTGCTCGCGCAGCATGGCAATTCCCCTGCCAGCCACCTGCGGATTGGGGTCCTCACAGGCAACTACTACCCGCGCAACGCCCTCGTCAATCAGCCGCTGGCTGCAGGGTGGCGTTATCCCGTAATGGCTGCAGGGCTCAAGGGTTACGTATGCCGTACTGCCCTGCGCTTTACCTGCGGCCATATTCAGCGCATGCACTTCGGCGTGGCCTGTCCCGCGCTGCAGGTGGGTACCCAGGCCGATCATGGCCCCGTCCTTTACGACTACGCAGCCTACAACCGGATTAATGCCTGTCTGTCCTTGAGCACGCTCTGCCATATCCAGCGCCAGCGACATATAAAACTCATCGTTCATCGTATCCATGATTTGCCCCCAATCTTTAGTGAAATTATTTCTGGTCCAAACAGAAAAAACCCGTCTCAATCTCCAGGAGGAGTTCAAGACGGGATATACGAGAGTTTGCCGGCAGCACTAATAAAATGGTGCGTAAATAACATCACAATCCAAAGATTGTGAAAGTTCGCACATAATATTCAAAAACACTGCAGTACGCCTGCCTGTATAAGCGCATGACGACGATCTCTCCTTCTTCCATCCAGACTATACTGTCGGTCCCGGATTTGCACCGGGTCCACCGTCCATAAAGAAATTACGGAGCGGGTAGCGGACTAAGCTTAGCAGAGGGCATATTACAGCCCTTATGCACAGCATCACCGCCGGTAGGGAATTACACCCTGCCCTGAAGGATTGATATATTCAGTTGACAATAATTTTGCCTACAACAAAATTATCACTTCACCATCATAATTGCAAGTGCATTTATGAAATTTACTTATTTTTTGTAACTTGCATACTACCTTTCACCTTGTTTATCTGCCCGGAGCAAATCACGGATTTCAGTCAAAAGGGCCACTTCAGGTGCCGGTGCAGGTGTCTCGACAACCTCTACTTTCACTGTATCCTTATACCTGAATTTGCCGATCAGCCTTACAACCATGAAGATGGAAAAGGAAATGATAAAAAAATCAACCACAGACTGCAGGAACAGGCCATAGTTCAGATTCACATCCCCGTATACAAAAGACAGCCCTTTCAAATTAATCCCTCCGCTAAGCAAACCTAC
Coding sequences:
- the mscL gene encoding large conductance mechanosensitive channel protein MscL; this encodes MWKEFKSFAMKGNVLDLAVAVVIGAAFGKIVTSLVNDIIMPLVGLLSGGINLKGLSFVYGDVNLNYGLFLQSVVDFFIISFSIFMVVRLIGKFRYKDTVKVEVVETPAPAPEVALLTEIRDLLRADKQGER
- the ribD gene encoding bifunctional diaminohydroxyphosphoribosylaminopyrimidine deaminase/5-amino-6-(5-phosphoribosylamino)uracil reductase RibD, with product MDTMNDEFYMSLALDMAERAQGQTGINPVVGCVVVKDGAMIGLGTHLQRGTGHAEVHALNMAAGKAQGSTAYVTLEPCSHYGITPPCSQRLIDEGVARVVVACEDPNPQVAGRGIAMLREQGIDVEVGLLRSRALRLNEKFIKYILTRQPFVTLKSASTLDGKIATRTGDSKWISNGQAREIVHTLRHRHQGIMVGVNTVIADNPSLTTRMQVPGFNPIRIVVDSSLRIPLESAVVSDGLAPTVVITTEAADQEKHAALLSADVQVVVVGPGPRVDLQAAMTALGELEIGSILLEGGGTLNGAMLAGGLVDRVILFFAPKLVGGGTAAAGTFEFEGVEKMSDAITLEGLEVEVLGDNVCISGTPIR